One Microvirga lotononidis genomic window carries:
- a CDS encoding mechanosensitive ion channel family protein, producing the protein MVVERVIMLAPAKPGRWAMLILLALVFLAAPLGAVAPAQEAQTPPSVQEFVKLLEDPAVRVWLERARSAQEAPSSSEPIADRIQMASRLSGIHEHFAKVVLAIPHFLFELRRASNRLLQELRNRGLSTVVALIGGFAALGYGSECLFWRATKRSRRWIRHHPMTTVADRLRMIAMRLGFGSLVVAIFGLGSVGAFLLFEWPPLLRQVVIAYLAAAVLFRLTLVLGRVVLVPNGTVELDDLARFRVVPMPAEHARFWQRRLGLFIGYWAFGRATLDLLIVFGFSPDLHEAAGYFLGMGLLGIALEAIWRRPCPKVAPPHTSWGPACLSILLTAYGVLLWLLWVAGLDHLFWLIVVAMLLPKAIAVGQLAVAHLLRPTAEDEVPKRGVLEVAIKRGLRMVLMLTAALFLADVWGIDLVAITARDTLATRMVRGALTSIMVLLLADFLWHVSKAAVDARLAEAGAAASPNTKDAIHQARLRTLLPIFRNILFVVITTLAALTALSALGFEIGPLIAGAGVFGVAVGFGAQTMVKDVISGIFYLLDDAFRIGEYIQSGSYKGTVEAFSLRSVKLRHHRGPVYTVPFGQLGAVQNMSRDWVIDKFQINVTYDTDLERVRKLIKTIGQELAEESEFSQHIIDPLKMQGVEQFGDYAIEIRCKMTTRPGEQFTIRRRALARIKQAFDESGIRFATPTVLVSEREATGPAAARHVIERTSSKRPAAE; encoded by the coding sequence GAAACCGGGGCGATGGGCGATGCTCATCCTGCTCGCACTGGTCTTCCTTGCCGCGCCGCTTGGTGCCGTCGCTCCTGCCCAGGAAGCCCAGACACCACCGTCCGTGCAAGAATTCGTTAAGCTGCTCGAAGATCCGGCTGTGCGCGTTTGGCTGGAGCGGGCCCGGAGCGCGCAGGAGGCGCCTTCATCCTCCGAACCTATAGCCGACCGCATCCAGATGGCGTCGCGGTTGTCTGGGATCCACGAGCATTTTGCAAAGGTCGTACTGGCCATCCCACATTTTCTGTTCGAGTTGCGCCGAGCGTCCAATCGTCTGTTGCAGGAGCTCCGAAACCGCGGGCTCTCCACTGTGGTGGCGCTCATCGGTGGGTTCGCTGCTCTGGGCTATGGCTCCGAGTGCCTGTTCTGGCGCGCCACAAAGCGAAGCCGCCGCTGGATCCGACACCATCCCATGACCACCGTCGCGGACCGCTTGCGCATGATCGCCATGCGCCTTGGCTTCGGATCATTGGTTGTGGCGATATTCGGACTCGGCAGTGTCGGGGCATTCCTCTTGTTCGAATGGCCGCCGCTCCTGCGGCAGGTCGTGATCGCGTATCTGGCGGCCGCGGTGCTCTTTCGTCTGACGCTCGTTCTCGGCCGTGTGGTGCTGGTGCCGAACGGCACTGTGGAGCTGGATGATTTAGCGCGGTTCCGGGTCGTACCGATGCCAGCCGAGCACGCCCGCTTCTGGCAGCGTCGGTTGGGACTGTTCATAGGATACTGGGCGTTCGGGCGCGCCACTCTGGATCTCTTGATTGTGTTCGGCTTCAGCCCGGATCTGCACGAGGCGGCTGGCTATTTCCTCGGCATGGGACTGCTCGGGATCGCGCTGGAGGCGATCTGGCGTCGACCGTGCCCCAAAGTGGCGCCTCCGCATACCAGCTGGGGCCCTGCCTGCCTCAGCATCCTCCTCACGGCTTATGGTGTCCTGCTCTGGTTGTTGTGGGTCGCAGGCCTCGACCACCTGTTCTGGCTGATCGTGGTCGCGATGCTGCTGCCCAAAGCCATCGCGGTTGGGCAATTGGCGGTCGCGCACCTTCTGCGCCCCACGGCCGAGGATGAAGTTCCGAAGCGGGGTGTTCTGGAGGTCGCCATCAAGCGGGGATTGCGGATGGTTCTCATGCTGACTGCGGCATTGTTCCTGGCGGATGTCTGGGGCATTGACCTCGTCGCCATCACCGCGCGTGACACCCTCGCGACGAGAATGGTCCGTGGAGCTCTGACGAGCATCATGGTCCTGCTGCTGGCCGACTTTCTCTGGCATGTGAGCAAGGCCGCGGTGGATGCTAGACTGGCGGAAGCGGGTGCAGCGGCATCCCCCAACACGAAGGATGCCATTCATCAGGCACGGCTTCGCACTTTGCTGCCAATCTTCCGCAACATACTATTTGTGGTCATCACCACATTGGCGGCGCTCACTGCCTTGTCGGCGCTCGGGTTTGAGATTGGGCCGCTGATTGCAGGCGCCGGCGTGTTTGGCGTGGCTGTCGGGTTTGGCGCCCAGACAATGGTCAAGGACGTCATCAGCGGGATCTTCTATCTGCTGGATGATGCATTTCGGATCGGCGAGTATATCCAAAGCGGCTCCTACAAGGGGACGGTCGAGGCCTTTTCCCTGCGCTCGGTGAAACTACGGCATCATCGCGGGCCGGTCTACACAGTTCCGTTCGGACAGCTCGGGGCAGTACAGAACATGAGCCGCGACTGGGTCATTGACAAGTTTCAGATCAACGTCACCTACGACACCGACCTGGAGAGGGTACGCAAGCTCATCAAAACGATTGGCCAAGAGCTAGCGGAGGAATCTGAATTCTCTCAACACATCATCGATCCGCTGAAGATGCAGGGAGTTGAGCAGTTCGGGGACTATGCCATCGAGATCCGCTGCAAGATGACGACCAGACCGGGCGAGCAGTTCACGATCAGGCGCAGGGCTCTTGCCCGGATCAAGCAGGCTTTCGACGAGAGTGGCATCCGTTTCGCCACGCCGACGGTTCTGGTATCGGAGCGGGAGGCGACCGGCCCGGCCGCAGCACGACACGTGATTGAGCGCACCAGCTCCAAACGGCCTGCGGCAGAATAG
- a CDS encoding winged helix-turn-helix domain-containing tetratricopeptide repeat protein encodes MQFTFGSYRLDPDRRELTRGPDTIALGPRAFDLLLYLVQHSARVVSKQELLHVIWGGRIVSESTMTSHVNAVRNAIGDSGSEQRLVRTVARKGFRFVADVRVIDRPNQTGLPGQDFTAATPLPSSVPRVDRRPSIAVMPFLNLSADPTQEYFADGVVEDIIAALSRLGWLFVTARNSSFTYKGRTVDVTQVGRDLGVRYLLEGSLRRAEDRVRITGQLIEAATGITVWAERFEASLTDIFQVQDEVVASVVGAIVPQLERAEIERAHRKANDCLDAYDYYLRGMARFHQGTREAVNQALPLFYKVIELDPDYAAGYGMAAWCHVWRKVNGWLADPAQDAAEGARLAHRAIELGRHDPIALTRGGHALGHFGGDLDGCIALLDRALVLNPNLLAAWYLSGFQRIARGEPDDAIERFAKGMRLSPLDPEMPRMQTGTALAHMLAGNYDHASLWASKALRELPTFALAAGVLAASDALAGRTREAARTLRELRQLNPSLRISNISDWLQLRRPADLDALTEGLRRSGLPE; translated from the coding sequence GTGCAATTTACTTTCGGCAGCTACAGGCTCGATCCGGATCGGCGCGAGCTCACCAGAGGACCTGATACGATCGCGCTGGGGCCAAGGGCGTTCGATCTGCTGCTCTATCTAGTTCAGCACAGCGCGCGCGTCGTCAGCAAACAGGAATTGCTGCACGTGATCTGGGGTGGGCGGATCGTCTCTGAGTCGACGATGACGAGCCACGTCAACGCTGTGCGCAACGCTATTGGCGACAGCGGGTCGGAACAGCGCCTGGTACGTACTGTCGCCCGAAAGGGGTTCCGGTTTGTTGCCGATGTCCGGGTGATCGACCGTCCAAACCAAACTGGTCTGCCCGGCCAGGATTTCACCGCAGCGACTCCGTTGCCATCATCCGTACCGAGGGTTGACAGACGGCCGTCCATCGCCGTCATGCCGTTCCTGAACCTGAGCGCGGACCCCACGCAGGAGTACTTTGCCGACGGGGTGGTGGAGGATATAATCGCAGCGTTGTCGCGCCTTGGCTGGCTCTTCGTCACCGCCCGCAACTCGAGCTTCACATACAAGGGCCGTACGGTCGACGTGACTCAGGTCGGCCGCGACCTGGGGGTCCGGTATCTGCTTGAGGGCAGCCTACGCAGGGCCGAGGATCGTGTGCGTATCACAGGTCAACTGATTGAGGCGGCCACTGGGATCACCGTTTGGGCTGAACGCTTTGAAGCCTCGCTTACTGACATCTTCCAAGTGCAAGACGAAGTAGTGGCCAGTGTTGTCGGCGCAATCGTTCCTCAACTGGAACGAGCTGAGATCGAGCGAGCCCACCGCAAGGCGAATGACTGCCTCGACGCCTATGATTACTATCTGCGCGGCATGGCGAGATTCCACCAGGGAACCAGGGAGGCCGTCAACCAGGCCCTGCCGCTGTTTTACAAGGTGATCGAGCTCGACCCAGACTACGCAGCCGGTTACGGCATGGCAGCGTGGTGCCACGTTTGGCGCAAGGTCAACGGCTGGTTGGCCGATCCCGCGCAGGATGCCGCCGAGGGCGCCAGATTGGCCCACCGGGCCATTGAACTTGGCAGGCATGACCCAATCGCCCTGACGCGCGGCGGTCACGCCCTTGGCCATTTTGGAGGCGACCTCGACGGTTGCATAGCTTTGCTTGACCGAGCGCTGGTGCTCAATCCCAACCTCTTGGCGGCGTGGTATCTCAGCGGGTTCCAGAGGATCGCCCGAGGAGAGCCAGACGATGCCATCGAGCGCTTCGCGAAGGGAATGCGACTGAGCCCCCTGGACCCTGAGATGCCTCGTATGCAGACCGGAACGGCACTGGCCCATATGCTGGCCGGAAACTATGATCACGCGTCATTATGGGCCAGCAAAGCGCTCAGAGAGTTGCCGACCTTCGCACTCGCAGCCGGAGTTCTTGCCGCCAGTGATGCACTTGCCGGTCGGACGCGTGAGGCAGCGCGCACCCTTCGCGAGTTGCGGCAACTGAATCCCTCCCTGCGAATCTCGAATATCAGTGACTGGCTGCAGCTCCGCCGGCCGGCGGATCTCGACGCTCTGACCGAAGGGTTGCGGAGATCAGGTCTGCCGGAGTAG
- a CDS encoding flagellar hook protein FlgE, producing MGASMGIYGAMRTSLSGMNAQSSRLSTISDNIANQNTTGYKRASTEFATFVATSGHGSYDSGSVTSSVRYSISQQGAKQYTTSAFDLMIDGNGFFPVVDAGGAVAYTRAGSFVPIVRLVETEDGTKQAVTRLINPAGFELLGQKLNADGTSSGAGALVPIELPSGELKPNVSRSGVFKANLPASTSVRSPWTPPAGTLPAEGTYDIKTSIVTYDPLGTKVTLDVYLAKTGANEWQVAVYDRGSESRPASLRGTSTLAFDPMTGKGSGGSLSFDIPHATETGATFPFTLDLTGMQQVDAPYTVYKAEADGNAASSLEGFEISTDGTLYEVYADGTRNPSYQIQLASFQSPDRLSTEPGNVYRETQQSGGVKFGTAGSAGYGSVNSGTLEASNVDLGTELAEMIQSQSAYTANSKVFQTGSELLDVLINLKR from the coding sequence ATGGGGGCAAGCATGGGAATATACGGTGCAATGCGGACAAGCCTTTCAGGCATGAACGCTCAGTCCTCCAGGCTGTCGACCATCTCCGATAATATCGCCAACCAAAACACCACGGGCTACAAGCGCGCCTCAACCGAATTTGCTACGTTTGTGGCTACGAGCGGCCATGGCTCCTATGATTCTGGCTCCGTCACGAGCAGCGTCAGATACAGCATCAGCCAACAAGGGGCCAAGCAGTATACGACCTCGGCCTTCGATCTTATGATTGACGGGAATGGATTTTTCCCTGTGGTGGATGCAGGAGGAGCCGTGGCCTACACACGCGCAGGCTCTTTTGTGCCCATTGTTCGGCTCGTTGAGACAGAGGACGGCACGAAGCAGGCCGTTACCCGTCTGATCAACCCGGCCGGATTTGAGTTGCTGGGGCAGAAACTCAATGCGGATGGAACCTCCAGCGGGGCGGGGGCTCTCGTGCCGATCGAATTGCCATCGGGAGAGCTGAAACCGAATGTCTCCAGAAGCGGTGTATTCAAGGCGAACCTGCCGGCCAGCACGAGCGTCCGCTCGCCATGGACACCCCCAGCTGGCACCCTCCCTGCAGAAGGGACCTACGATATCAAGACAAGCATCGTGACCTATGATCCCTTGGGAACGAAGGTCACTCTCGATGTCTACCTTGCCAAGACGGGCGCCAACGAGTGGCAGGTGGCCGTCTACGATCGCGGCAGCGAATCCCGCCCGGCCAGCCTTCGCGGAACGAGCACGCTCGCCTTCGATCCGATGACCGGGAAAGGTTCCGGCGGATCGCTGTCATTCGACATCCCCCATGCGACGGAAACCGGAGCGACCTTTCCATTCACCCTCGATCTGACGGGCATGCAGCAGGTCGATGCTCCTTATACGGTCTACAAGGCCGAAGCGGACGGAAACGCTGCGAGCTCGCTGGAAGGCTTCGAAATTTCAACGGATGGAACCCTGTATGAGGTTTACGCGGATGGAACGCGCAATCCGTCGTACCAGATTCAGCTCGCCAGCTTTCAGAGCCCTGACCGGCTGAGCACCGAGCCAGGCAACGTCTACCGGGAAACGCAGCAATCAGGGGGCGTTAAATTCGGCACGGCGGGAAGTGCCGGCTATGGAAGCGTGAACTCGGGAACTCTCGAAGCATCGAACGTCGACCTCGGCACCGAGCTCGCGGAGATGATTCAGTCCCAGAGCGCCTACACGGCGAACTCGAAGGTCTTCCAGACCGGGTCGGAACTCCTAGACGTCCTCATCAACCTTAAGCGCTGA